A genomic region of Caldivirga sp. contains the following coding sequences:
- a CDS encoding phosphoenolpyruvate carboxykinase (GTP), producing the protein MSASGYSLSNLRGIMNDESYNRLTAIKNDRLHSFLAWVIEVCEPASVFVSTGSPEDNEYIRRKAIESGEEIPLRLRGHTVHFDSPLDQARARDDTAILLPNNQRLPFIRTKDRDEGIKEMITLLKGVMKGREMLVGFYSLGPKASPFSVLAVQVTDSYYVMHSENILYRQAYDEFIRQGKEARFLKFIHSQGELNEIKQSRNIKQRRIFIDLTDETVYSVNTQYGGNSIGLKKLALRLTIKRAMEEGWLSEHMFLIGVNGPGGRVTYFTGAFPSMSGKTSTAMLGRLVGDDLAYLRIINGEVKAVNPEAGVFGIIEGINPIDDPLIYDVLSKPGEVIFSNVLMLENGDVYWNGKGEPEPSSGINYTGKWWKGKVDEKGNPIPPSHPNARFTVSLKAFSNLDPVYDDPSGVPVKGIIFGGRDSDTMVPLLESFNWEHGVITIAASLESERTAAVIGKAGEREFNPMANLDFLSVDLGVYISNYLKFGKEALNPPKIFSVNYFLRDENGEFMNSKEDKKVWLAWMERRVNDELDAVETPIGLIPRYSDLKALFEEVLGKEYRFEDYEKQFTVRAGKLIEKIDRITKIYSEIPTTPKVLFNILNEQKQRLLEIEGKYGYVIPPSVFDKNQ; encoded by the coding sequence ATGAGCGCCTCAGGCTACAGCTTAAGCAATTTACGTGGCATTATGAACGATGAATCGTATAATCGATTAACGGCGATAAAAAACGATAGGCTTCATTCCTTCTTAGCTTGGGTTATTGAAGTATGCGAACCAGCATCAGTATTTGTGTCTACTGGTAGTCCTGAGGATAATGAGTACATTAGGAGGAAAGCCATTGAGAGTGGTGAGGAAATCCCCCTAAGGCTAAGGGGGCATACTGTACACTTCGATAGTCCACTTGACCAAGCAAGGGCTAGGGATGATACAGCAATACTGCTGCCTAATAATCAGAGGCTTCCCTTCATAAGAACTAAGGATAGGGATGAGGGTATTAAGGAAATGATAACACTACTTAAGGGTGTAATGAAGGGTAGGGAGATGCTTGTGGGTTTTTACTCACTTGGCCCTAAGGCATCACCCTTTAGCGTACTTGCTGTCCAAGTAACCGACTCCTACTATGTCATGCATAGTGAGAATATTCTATATAGGCAAGCTTACGATGAATTCATTAGGCAGGGGAAAGAGGCACGCTTCCTAAAGTTCATTCACTCCCAAGGCGAGTTAAATGAGATTAAGCAGAGCAGGAACATTAAACAGAGGAGAATATTCATTGATTTAACCGATGAGACAGTTTACAGCGTTAATACCCAGTATGGTGGTAATAGTATTGGCTTAAAGAAGCTTGCGCTTAGGTTAACAATAAAGAGAGCAATGGAGGAGGGATGGTTAAGTGAGCACATGTTCCTAATAGGTGTGAATGGGCCAGGAGGTAGAGTTACCTACTTTACAGGTGCATTCCCCTCAATGTCGGGTAAGACCTCAACAGCAATGTTGGGGAGATTGGTTGGAGATGACTTGGCGTACTTAAGGATCATTAATGGGGAAGTCAAGGCAGTTAATCCAGAAGCTGGAGTATTCGGCATAATAGAGGGTATTAATCCGATAGATGACCCATTAATATATGATGTATTGAGTAAGCCAGGGGAAGTAATATTCTCCAACGTTTTAATGCTTGAAAACGGCGACGTCTACTGGAATGGTAAGGGGGAACCTGAACCCAGTAGTGGAATTAACTACACTGGTAAGTGGTGGAAGGGTAAGGTTGATGAGAAGGGTAACCCAATACCACCATCCCACCCAAACGCGAGATTCACTGTTTCACTGAAGGCCTTCAGTAACCTAGACCCAGTTTACGATGACCCAAGTGGCGTACCTGTTAAGGGCATAATATTCGGTGGTAGGGATTCAGACACCATGGTACCACTTCTAGAATCCTTTAACTGGGAACACGGCGTCATAACCATAGCCGCATCCCTTGAATCCGAGAGAACCGCTGCGGTTATTGGTAAGGCTGGGGAAAGGGAATTTAACCCCATGGCTAACTTAGACTTCCTTTCAGTTGACCTAGGCGTATACATAAGTAATTACCTTAAGTTTGGTAAAGAAGCCTTGAATCCACCTAAGATATTTAGTGTTAATTACTTCCTTAGAGATGAAAATGGCGAGTTCATGAATAGTAAAGAGGATAAGAAAGTATGGTTAGCCTGGATGGAGAGAAGGGTAAATGATGAATTAGACGCGGTTGAGACACCCATAGGCTTAATACCAAGGTATAGCGACTTAAAGGCATTATTTGAGGAAGTTTTAGGTAAGGAATATCGGTTTGAGGATTACGAAAAGCAATTCACTGTAAGAGCCGGTAAACTTATTGAGAAGATTGATAGAATAACTAAAATATACTCAGAAATACCAACAACACCTAAGGTACTGTTCAATATACTAAATGAACAGAAACAGAGACTACTGGAGATTGAAGGTAAGTACGGTTACGTGATTCCACCAAGCGTCTTCGATAAGAATCAGTAA